One segment of Thermodesulfovibrio sp. 3907-1M DNA contains the following:
- the recO gene encoding DNA repair protein RecO produces the protein MIYSTEGIVLKNTDYAEADLIVTYLSKDFGLINLFAKSPRKIKSRWGSSFEPLTYARISFIGKEDKLQKIIQSDIIKPFQTIRENYRLFLKLSEVLSLFLDILPKREPNHEIFSLFLETLFFMENTQRAENYIVFLKLKTLKILGYLPDFSHCGVCRGSLNGESFYSDGFVICKKCASNRESHMLSQGVLKLLNTISQWRLSYLERVKIAEKLMNEMEKFLKNHISNTVKV, from the coding sequence GTGATTTATTCCACTGAAGGAATTGTCCTCAAAAATACAGACTATGCCGAGGCAGATTTAATCGTTACTTATCTCAGTAAAGATTTTGGATTAATAAATCTTTTTGCAAAAAGCCCTCGCAAAATAAAAAGCCGCTGGGGAAGTTCCTTTGAACCTTTAACCTATGCAAGAATCTCATTTATCGGGAAAGAAGATAAACTTCAGAAAATAATTCAATCCGACATAATAAAGCCTTTCCAGACAATAAGGGAAAACTATAGGCTCTTCTTAAAGCTGTCAGAGGTTTTAAGCCTCTTTTTAGATATTCTTCCAAAAAGAGAGCCAAATCATGAAATTTTCTCTCTTTTTTTAGAAACTCTTTTTTTTATGGAGAACACGCAAAGGGCAGAAAACTACATTGTTTTTCTTAAACTAAAGACATTAAAAATTCTCGGCTATCTTCCCGATTTCAGCCATTGTGGAGTCTGCCGTGGTTCTTTAAATGGAGAGTCCTTTTATTCCGATGGTTTTGTAATCTGCAAAAAATGCGCTTCCAACAGAGAATCTCATATGCTGTCTCAGGGAGTTTTAAAGCTTCTCAATACAATCTCCCAATGGAGATTGTCATATCTTGAAAGAGTAAAGATTGCAGAAAAATTGATGAATGAAATGGAAAAATTTTTAAAAAATCACATTTCAAACACTGTTAAGGTATAA
- the era gene encoding GTPase Era — MKCGYVGIIGRPNVGKSTLLNTVVGEKIAIVTEKPQTTRNRIIGIKNLPHAQIIFVDTPGIHKPRHKLGEFMVKESHQAMDMVDLIVFMVEPVNPSETEFSIIEKLKKLNKPVILTINKIDTISKQSLLPLIDLYKDLYPFKEIIPISALKNDGIERLLDRIIFYLPDSAKLYPEDMLTDQAERFMVAEFIREKIMKYTYNEIPYSVAVEIEKWEEIKKLLKIGANIYVEREGQKIIIIGEKGERLKKIAQEARLDIERFLGTKVFLEVWVKVRKKWRQRDIILKSLGY; from the coding sequence ATGAAATGTGGATATGTTGGAATAATTGGAAGACCAAATGTTGGTAAATCTACACTTCTGAATACAGTTGTTGGAGAGAAAATTGCCATCGTGACTGAAAAGCCTCAGACAACAAGAAATAGAATCATTGGAATAAAAAATCTTCCCCATGCTCAAATTATCTTTGTTGACACACCTGGAATTCACAAACCAAGACATAAACTTGGTGAATTTATGGTTAAAGAATCTCATCAGGCAATGGACATGGTTGACTTAATAGTTTTCATGGTAGAACCAGTGAATCCTTCTGAAACTGAATTTTCAATTATTGAAAAACTAAAAAAGCTCAATAAACCTGTTATTCTCACAATTAATAAAATAGACACAATCTCAAAGCAGAGCCTTCTTCCTTTAATAGATCTGTATAAAGATTTATATCCATTCAAGGAAATAATTCCCATTTCTGCCCTTAAAAACGACGGGATTGAACGCCTGCTTGACAGAATTATTTTTTATCTTCCAGACTCTGCGAAGCTTTATCCAGAGGATATGCTTACTGATCAGGCAGAAAGATTTATGGTTGCTGAGTTCATAAGAGAAAAAATTATGAAATACACTTATAATGAAATTCCTTATTCAGTGGCTGTTGAAATAGAAAAATGGGAAGAAATAAAAAAACTGCTCAAAATTGGAGCAAATATTTATGTTGAAAGAGAAGGACAGAAAATTATTATAATAGGGGAAAAGGGTGAGAGGTTGAAAAAAATTGCTCAAGAGGCAAGGCTTGATATTGAGAGATTTCTGGGAACAAAAGTTTTTCTTGAAGTCTGGGTAAAAGTTAGAAAAAAGTGGAGGCAAAGAGATATAATATTAAAATCACTGGGGTATTGA
- a CDS encoding histidine phosphatase family protein: protein MNPTLVIYLLRHGQTEGARKVYKGHIDVLLSKEGEAQIEKVSNFLKKYIKKYNLKPEVIYSSPLKRAITSAEILSKTLSLKVRPEELLKERSFGKWEGLSINEIVSLYPDDFERWRLNPVQFSPPEGESTIEVSKRATEALKKIIKNHKNSQIFITAHGGINRVILCNLLGMPLENIFRIEQDFACVNIIEFYESEPVVKLVNGVFWKNEYF from the coding sequence ATGAATCCAACATTAGTAATTTATCTTTTGAGACATGGACAAACAGAGGGAGCAAGAAAAGTCTATAAAGGTCACATTGATGTTCTGTTAAGCAAAGAAGGAGAGGCTCAGATTGAGAAAGTTTCCAATTTTTTAAAGAAGTACATAAAAAAATATAATCTCAAGCCTGAAGTAATCTATTCATCACCCCTTAAAAGAGCCATTACTTCAGCAGAAATTTTAAGCAAAACTCTTTCATTAAAAGTAAGACCTGAGGAGCTTTTAAAGGAACGAAGCTTTGGAAAATGGGAAGGCTTAAGCATAAATGAAATAGTATCACTTTATCCTGATGACTTTGAAAGATGGAGGCTCAATCCAGTACAGTTTTCACCTCCAGAAGGTGAATCCACCATAGAGGTAAGCAAGAGAGCTACTGAGGCATTAAAGAAGATTATTAAAAACCATAAAAACAGCCAGATTTTTATCACAGCCCATGGAGGAATAAACAGAGTAATTTTATGCAATCTTCTTGGAATGCCCCTTGAAAACATATTTAGAATTGAGCAGGATTTTGCCTGTGTTAATATAATTGAATTTTACGAAAGCGAGCCTGTCGTTAAGCTCGTAAATGGCGTCTTCTGGAAAAATGAATATTTTTGA
- a CDS encoding cob(I)yrinic acid a,c-diamide adenosyltransferase, producing MIQVYTGDGKGKTTAAVGATIRAVGNGLKVLFVQFIKGAHTGEIEVFQKFPDLIKVYRCSTGFVYGKPLPSQISVVVECIKEIETLTKKEHYDLIVLDELTVALNTGLISKEQVQNLIALAQDAELIITGRNAPDWLIEKADLVTEMKKIKHYFERGINARRGIEY from the coding sequence ATGATTCAGGTTTACACAGGTGATGGAAAGGGTAAAACAACAGCAGCAGTAGGAGCTACGATAAGGGCAGTTGGAAACGGTTTAAAAGTTTTGTTTGTCCAGTTTATAAAAGGTGCTCACACAGGAGAGATTGAAGTATTTCAGAAATTTCCGGATTTGATTAAAGTTTACCGATGTAGCACCGGCTTTGTTTATGGAAAGCCTTTACCTTCTCAAATAAGTGTTGTAGTGGAATGTATTAAAGAGATTGAAACTCTTACTAAAAAAGAACATTACGATTTGATAGTGCTTGATGAACTTACTGTAGCATTAAACACAGGCTTAATCTCAAAGGAGCAGGTGCAAAATCTTATAGCCCTTGCCCAAGATGCAGAGCTTATAATTACTGGAAGAAATGCACCAGACTGGCTTATTGAAAAGGCAGATTTAGTTACAGAGATGAAGAAGATTAAACACTATTTTGAAAGAGGAATAAATGCAAGAAGGGGGATTGAATACTGA
- a CDS encoding MarC family protein, giving the protein MEIIKTFLLTFIPIFVAIDAPGILPLYISLVEGIPEAQRKHIARQSVITAFLVAISFLFLGNFIFSLLGIKLEDFMIAGGILLLILSISDILTLKKELSITDTLGVVPIGTPLLTGPATLTTLIILAGSYGYPIVIFSLSLNLLIAWVMLEKADFVIKVMGVHGIKAFAKVMALLLSAIAVSLIKKGLTKILGVS; this is encoded by the coding sequence GTGGAAATAATAAAGACATTTTTACTCACATTTATACCCATTTTTGTGGCAATTGATGCACCTGGAATTCTGCCTCTTTACATCTCACTTGTTGAAGGCATTCCAGAGGCTCAAAGAAAACACATTGCAAGGCAGTCTGTAATTACAGCCTTTCTTGTGGCAATCTCTTTTCTGTTTCTGGGAAACTTCATATTTTCTCTGCTTGGAATAAAGCTTGAAGACTTCATGATTGCTGGAGGGATTCTTCTCTTAATTCTTTCAATCTCAGATATTCTAACACTAAAAAAAGAGCTTTCAATAACTGACACTCTTGGAGTTGTTCCCATAGGAACACCCCTGCTTACAGGTCCTGCTACTCTTACAACACTAATTATTCTTGCAGGAAGTTACGGATATCCGATTGTGATTTTTTCCCTTTCTCTTAATCTTTTGATTGCATGGGTAATGCTTGAAAAAGCAGATTTTGTAATAAAAGTAATGGGAGTTCACGGAATAAAAGCCTTTGCAAAAGTTATGGCTTTACTTTTGAGTGCCATTGCTGTAAGCCTTATTAAAAAGGGATTGACAAAGATTTTAGGAGTCAGTTAA
- a CDS encoding bifunctional nuclease family protein, which produces MLIEMKVEGLLFDPRSGMYILLLQQIDGDETLPIWIGKPEADSIALALGKVLTPRPLTHDLIKNILEELEVRITKVVITDLIDNTYYALIYAHDGVRERAIDSRPSDAVAIALRVQAPIFVEEGIFELRKADELEEWLKNLKPEDFGNIM; this is translated from the coding sequence ATGTTAATTGAGATGAAAGTAGAAGGATTGTTATTTGATCCAAGAAGTGGAATGTATATTCTGTTACTTCAACAGATAGATGGAGATGAAACCCTTCCCATATGGATTGGCAAACCAGAGGCTGACTCAATTGCACTGGCACTTGGTAAGGTGCTTACTCCAAGACCTTTAACGCACGATCTGATAAAAAACATTCTTGAGGAACTTGAAGTTCGGATTACAAAAGTTGTTATAACTGACTTAATTGACAATACTTATTATGCTCTAATATATGCTCACGACGGAGTAAGAGAAAGAGCTATTGACTCTCGCCCTTCTGATGCTGTTGCCATTGCTTTAAGGGTTCAGGCGCCAATATTTGTTGAGGAAGGAATCTTTGAGTTGAGAAAAGCAGATGAGCTTGAAGAGTGGCTCAAAAATCTTAAACCTGAAGATTTTGGCAATATAATGTAG
- the lpxK gene encoding tetraacyldisaccharide 4'-kinase, with amino-acid sequence MNIFERLYLCFYLRKKKKLLNCQKKLPFPVISVGNLTVGGTGKTPFTIAFSKELKKAGYEPVILTRGYRGRLKGPVIVSEDMNAEDAGDEPLMMAMEGLKVVKGADRYAAGVYAIEKFGFDEHNKAVFILDDGFQHWKLYRDLNILLVDGYKGFGNFRLLPSGPLRSPLNEIFEANMIFITKKENETLKDKLKAYGAKEIHFAPIKIEGIKNRDGRDIQPDGKRAFAFAGIGNFQSFIDCLSKLNLKIIGQKKFIDHKRYTEKTIKKIEKLARDSELLITTKKDFVKIKDKILKPELCYLEVSLKINKKSVANIIDFLLKLKHDRA; translated from the coding sequence ATGAATATTTTTGAAAGGCTTTATCTATGTTTTTACCTTCGTAAAAAAAAGAAACTCCTAAACTGTCAGAAAAAGCTTCCATTTCCTGTAATCAGCGTTGGAAATCTGACAGTTGGAGGAACAGGGAAGACTCCTTTTACAATCGCTTTTTCAAAGGAGTTAAAAAAAGCAGGCTATGAGCCAGTTATTCTTACCCGTGGATATAGAGGCAGGCTAAAAGGACCTGTAATCGTCTCTGAAGATATGAATGCAGAGGATGCCGGAGATGAGCCATTGATGATGGCTATGGAAGGTCTTAAAGTAGTAAAAGGTGCTGATAGATACGCTGCTGGAGTGTATGCCATTGAGAAATTCGGATTTGATGAACATAACAAAGCAGTATTTATTCTTGATGATGGATTTCAGCACTGGAAGCTTTACAGAGATTTAAACATTTTACTCGTTGATGGATATAAAGGTTTTGGAAACTTCCGTTTGCTTCCATCTGGACCTTTAAGGTCTCCACTCAATGAAATCTTTGAAGCAAACATGATATTTATAACAAAAAAAGAAAATGAAACTTTGAAAGACAAACTCAAAGCATATGGAGCTAAGGAAATACATTTTGCACCAATAAAAATTGAAGGAATTAAAAACCGGGATGGCAGAGACATTCAACCAGATGGTAAAAGAGCTTTTGCCTTTGCAGGGATTGGCAATTTTCAGAGCTTCATAGACTGCCTAAGCAAGCTTAATCTTAAAATTATCGGACAGAAAAAATTTATTGACCACAAGAGATACACTGAAAAAACTATTAAAAAAATTGAAAAACTTGCCAGAGACTCAGAACTCCTTATCACAACAAAAAAGGATTTCGTAAAGATAAAGGATAAGATTTTGAAACCAGAGCTATGCTATCTTGAAGTATCTTTGAAAATTAATAAAAAATCTGTTGCCAATATAATTGATTTTTTATTAAAATTGAAGCATGATAGAGCTTGA